Proteins encoded by one window of Conger conger chromosome 1, fConCon1.1, whole genome shotgun sequence:
- the tmem145 gene encoding transmembrane protein 145: MEVCERVFGLAVVTSVLCVGSVLGKYVKGIVNTKEDWVFLTRFCFLTDFGRLDFRFRYPKSRCCQNILLYFDDSSQWPAVYKRPDKDCYQKEAVLRPENNQVINLTTRYTWSGCMVEGEGAEETLSCVGGRSFRSVRERWWYIALSKCGGDGLQLEYEMKLTNGQSFWTQHFSADEFGILETDITFLIIFSIVFMLSCYFAYTLKGRQLLHTTYKMFMTAAGVEVLSLLFFCIYWGLYARDGVGNNGSLKILGKLLFSVSFLVFLLMLILLGKGFTVTRARISHSGSVKLSIYMTVYTITYIILFIYEAEFFDPGWVLYAYDSLAGYGLMGLQLLAYVWFCYAVLISLKHYPEKQPFYIPFFTAYTLWFFAVPVMALIANFGIPRWAREKIVNGIQLGIHLYAHLVFLAITRPSAANKNFPYHVRTSQIGILLSSPDGTGAESFPHHAYGNSSFLGDSQPNFTELFSIHSGTVKSVEETVARKGQAVPRNSEQKIITTTADLTILPPPPPPVPARVSSNSPPPPRLSSHFTEYFSMQGGGSVGSKA; encoded by the exons ATGGAGGTGTGCGAGAGAGTTTTCGGTTTGGCCGTGGTGACTAGTGTTCTGTGTGTCGGCTCGGTTCTGGGAAAGTACGTCAAAGGAATCGTCAATACCAAAGAG GACTGGGTTTTCCTCACGAGGTTCTGCTTCCTCACGGATTTTGGGCGATTGGACTTTCGGTTTCGATACCCCAAG TCACGCTGCTGTCAGAACATACTGCTGTATTTTGATGACAGCTCTCAGTGGCCCGCAGTGTACAAGAGGCCCGACAAG GACTGCTACCAGAAGGAGGCAGTATTAAGACCTGAGAATAACCAGGTTATCAACCTCACCACCCGCTACACCTGGTCTGGCTGTATG GTGGAGGGCGAGGGGGCAGAGGAGACCCTCAGCTGTGTGGGTGGCCGCAGCTTCCGTTCGGTGAGGGAGAGATGGTGGTACATCGCTCTCAGCAAGTGCGGG GGGGACGGGCTGCAGTTGGAGTACGAGATGAAACTGACCAATGGGCAGTCTTTCTGGACTCAACACTTCTCCGCTGATGAGTTCG GTATCTTAGAGACAGACATCACCTTCCTCATCATCTTCAGCATCGTCTTCATGCTGTCCTGCTACTTCGCTT acACTCTGAAAGGAAGGCAGCTGCTCCACACCACCTACAAGATGTTCATGACGGCTGCTGGAGTGGAGG tgcTCAGCctgctgttcttctgcataTACTGGGGCCTCTACGCCAGGGACGGGGTGGGGAACAACGGCAGCCTGAAGATTCTGG gGAAATTACTCTTCTCTGTGAGTTTCCTGGTCTTCCTGCTGATGCTGATCTTGCTGGGGAAGGGCTTCACAGTGACCAG GGCAAGAATCAGCCATAGTGGCTCCGTCAAGCTGTCAATCTACATGACCGTCTACACCATCACCTATATTATTCTCTTCATATATGAGGCCGAG TTCTTCGACCCGGGCTGGGTCCTCTACGCGTACGACAGTCTGGCCGGCTACGGGCTGATGGGGCTGCAGCTGCTGGCCTACGTGTGGTTCTGTTACGCCGTGCTGATCTCCCTCAAGCACTATCCCGAGAAGCAGCCCTTCTACATCCCCTTCTTCACCGCATACACTCTGTG GTTCTTTGCGGTGCCTGTCATGGCTCTGATTGCCAATTTCGGGATCCCGCGTTGGGCCAGAGAAAAGATAGTCAACGGAATCCAGCTGGGAATCCATCTCTATGCCCACCTCGTCTTCCTG GCTATCACACGACCCTCTGCAGCCAACAAAAACTTTCCGTACCACGTCCGGACGTCCCAGATAGGGATCCTGCTGTCGAGCCCTGATGGAACCGGGGCAGAGAGCTTTCCCCACCACGCCTATGGGAACAGCTCTTTCCTGGGGGACTCCCAACCCAACTTCACCGAGCTCTTCTCCATACACTCG ggcacGGTCAAGTCAGTGGAGGAGACGGTGGCCCGGAAGGGTCAAGCTGTGCCGAGGAACAGCGAGCAAAAGATCATCACCACGACGGCTGATCTGACcatcctgcccccaccccctccgccTGTGCCCGCCCGCGTGTCCTCCAACTCTCCCCCGCCACCCAGACTCTCCTCCCACTTCACCGAGTATTTCAGCATGCAGGGGGGCGGGAGCGTGGGATCAAAAGCATAa